A segment of the uncultured Desulfobulbus sp. genome:
ATTTATCCGGCTGCTATTTTGTTACGTATAAATTGGAACTATCGTGACTCGGAGAATCAGAGATTTACAGCTATGGCACAACCTGTAAGACCGACTTCACTCAAGTGAGCAAAAATGGGTAATATGATTATTGGTGGTGTTACCCAGAAGAACGGTCACGCAATCTTGTTTTGATCGTCAGGGTATATATTTGATTTTTTTGATATATTTTGCATAAAACAAGACTGGCCACACCGTAAACTGTCCGTTGAGGGCGCTCCGGTCAGTCTTCCGGATAATTACTTGTTCAACAGGAATTTATCCGCTAACTATTGAAAAATATGTGGAAATGTGCTACCCGCTGCGCTGTGTGCGGCTGGATAGCAAGTTTGCTGATACAGACCGCTCACAGCGCAGTGGGGAATGGCTTGTATCTACATTTTTTACTTATCAAAACGCCGCAAACTCGGATGAACCAAAAGATTCAACGGACTTCGCTGGCGCTCCGCCGGTGATCTTTGTCGTTGAGCATGTAGAAAAACCTCAGGAGTTGAAAAATATACGTATTTTTAAAGCCACAAAACCATTCGGCGTGGCTCGAAAATCGATCTGAGGATGAATTTCGAAGCCAATATTTTCGATAACTTTGTGACGTAGGGTTTTTCTACAGACTCGTTGAGGCTGTAGGAAAACCTTGAAATCTGGTAAAATCGTGGCAACTTTTGCGATTTCATCAGGGAGGGGGAAGATGACGCAAATGTTTATCCTGCGGCAAATTATCCTCAATCCATTGATATGGATTAACGAATTTAAGGAATTTTTGTGCTTTGATGATTCGCATCTTTAAAATAATTCTGGCTCTCTCCTTGATAGGTATTGCCGTCACTGTTCATGCAACGGAAAACCAAAAGGCGTTGACGCCTGAGGAAAAAGCGTACATTCAGGAAAAAAAGCAGATAACCATTGGTGTTATTGATAACGAGCCCCCCTATTCATTTTACTCCCAGGGAAGAATTAACGGGTTCTCCATTGACCTGCTTCATCTTTTGGAACAAAAGTCAGGACTGAAATTTAACTATGTTCTAGGCAGCTGGTCCAATGTTTTTTCGTCTTTTAAAAAAGGGGAACTGGATGTCATCGATCAGATCTCCTTTACCGAGGACCGTAGCAAATGGATGCTCTTCACCCCGGCTTATCACATTAAAAAGCTTGTCCTGTTCATGAGGACCGGGGAAATCCCCTCCCCCTTTTCGGGGTTGAAAAGCCTTAAGGGGAAAAGGGTCGGTATCATAAAAGATATTTATTACGCCGATGCCATCCGCTTGAAAGATTTGGTCGAGGTTCACGAGTATGACGATTATATCTCACTTATGAAGGCCCTTTCCTTTGGCTGGATAGATGCGGTGGTGTCCAGCGAATTAACCGGACATTTCATCGCCCGGGACAATAACCTCACCGGGTTGGGAGTGGCCGGGCCCTTTAAAATAGAAGGGGGCACAGAGGAGGACTACCGGCTGGGCGTTTCTCAAAAGGAACCCCGGCTCCATTCGATTCTGGCCAAATTGTTGAAGACGATCCCAAAGGAAACACTTACGGCTCTGACCCTCAAGTGGAGCCAATATCCCTATCTAAACAATGATGATTCCAAGCTTTTTTTGACCGATGGGGAAAAGGCTTTTATTCGAGATCACCCGATTGTATCCATGGGGATGCTGGCAGATTTTTCACCCTTCAGCTTTACCAGCCAGGGCCGCCAGGCTGGCTATACCGCGTCCCTTCTGGATATCATTTCCGAAAAGACCGGAATAAAATTTTCCTATGTTGTGGATGACTGGTCCAAAGTGCTTTATCTTTTTAAAACCGGCCAGTTGGAAGCCCTTGCCAACATTTCCTATACCAAAGAACGGACAAAATTTACCCGGTATACGGAGGCCTATCACGCCATTCCAACAGTGGTTTTTGTGAGAAACGAGTTTAGAGACTACAAAGATGTCAACAGCTTGAGAGGCCTTTCTGTGGGCATTACCACAGATGTCTTTTATAAAGAGGCGCTATCCACAGTTGTCGGCCCCCATTTGCGTGAATATGACAATCACTCCGCCATGATGAAGGCCTTATCCTTTGGGGATCTGGACGCTGTGGTCTCTCCGCTTAATACCGGAAACCACTATATCCGAAAGCTTGGGCTGGTTAATCTGGTGGTTGCCGGAGAGCTAGACTTTGAAGGGGTGCCGCCTGAAGATCTACGTTTCGGTGTCCGGCCGGACCTGGCCCCTCTGGACAGCATTCTTAATAAGGCCTTAAGATCCCTGTCCGCCGCAGACTGGCAGATGCTTGAAAACACCTGGCTTTCTCCCAAAACCGGGAGCTTTTCAGATTACATGCTCAGGTTTTCGGAAAAAGAGCTGGCCTATCTGAAAAAAAAGAAAAAACTGGTTCTTTGCGTGCTCTCCGACCGGCTGCCCTTTGGAAAGGTCGGCAACGACGGCCGTTACACAGGGATCAGTGCTGATTTGATGGCGCTTTTGGGCAAGAAGCTTCCCATCTCCATAATCGTGGAGAAGTGCGATTCTTGGGCGGATTTGTTCCGGTTGATCAGGCAGAAGAAGTGCGATTTTTGTATGGACGTCAT
Coding sequences within it:
- a CDS encoding transporter substrate-binding domain-containing protein → MIRIFKIILALSLIGIAVTVHATENQKALTPEEKAYIQEKKQITIGVIDNEPPYSFYSQGRINGFSIDLLHLLEQKSGLKFNYVLGSWSNVFSSFKKGELDVIDQISFTEDRSKWMLFTPAYHIKKLVLFMRTGEIPSPFSGLKSLKGKRVGIIKDIYYADAIRLKDLVEVHEYDDYISLMKALSFGWIDAVVSSELTGHFIARDNNLTGLGVAGPFKIEGGTEEDYRLGVSQKEPRLHSILAKLLKTIPKETLTALTLKWSQYPYLNNDDSKLFLTDGEKAFIRDHPIVSMGMLADFSPFSFTSQGRQAGYTASLLDIISEKTGIKFSYVVDDWSKVLYLFKTGQLEALANISYTKERTKFTRYTEAYHAIPTVVFVRNEFRDYKDVNSLRGLSVGITTDVFYKEALSTVVGPHLREYDNHSAMMKALSFGDLDAVVSPLNTGNHYIRKLGLVNLVVAGELDFEGVPPEDLRFGVRPDLAPLDSILNKALRSLSAADWQMLENTWLSPKTGSFSDYMLRFSEKELAYLKKKKKLVLCVLSDRLPFGKVGNDGRYTGISADLMALLGKKLPISIIVEKCDSWADLFRLIRQKKCDFCMDVMKTDETQQYMDFTSPYLTVPNVIATSVNAPFIDDVGKFLDRPMGVIRASPVYERLKSAYPSMSLVAVDNDQEGIAKLQRGELFGFIETMTSIGYHLRQEKIVDVKIAGKMPMDWQPCIGTRSDEPLLGAIFQKLIMSLSDQEKSRILDQWLSVKVEQKFDYSPFWKILGILSVMVLISLFWIQKVRKLNQKLVEANNALEELSSTDGLTGLFNRRTFDEQFRRMFDICKRSAIHFSVVILDIDHFKSINDTYGHPAGDKCLKRFGRILMERFQRRSDIVCRIGGEEFAIICMGKDALKIAAYTDDLRGYMQDSHITHGDRKINFTISAGIYFNIPREDTIAEQCLNMADQALYEAKNNGRNRVVVSEVTASANIA